The genome window AATCAAGTAAAAAATTTGCAATAAGTACTGATAAAGATATTATAAAAAATATCGCCTGCATCAATGGATAATCTTGACTTGTAACACCTTTGTACATTAAATAACCTATACCTGGATAAGAAAAAACAATCTCCGTTAACAATGCTCCCCCAACTATATAACCCAAAGATAATCCAAATGAGGTTACACTTGGTAAGAGAGCATTTCGAGCAGCATATTTCTTCATAATGTCTTTTTCTTTTAATCCTTTCGCTTCTGCAAGTAATATATAATCTTCTGATAAAACAGAAACCATATTATTTCTCATGGTAATAACCCATGTACCTAGAGAAGCTAAAATTAATGTAATACCTGGAAGTATCCCGTGATAAATAACGCTTCCAAAAAATTTCCAACCTGTCAAAAACTCCTGTGTAGAATAAGCGTTAGAAAGAGGGAATAGGCCCAATAAGTATCCAAATACATATAATAAAATTAAAGCCAACCAAAAATAAGGAAAAGCTCGTATTATTAGACTTATCGTAGTAATAAAGGTACCAGAAGATTTATCACGATTCCATCCTGCCTTAATGCCAAGAAAAGTTCCTAAAAAGAAACTAATAATTGTTGAAATACCTACAAGACCAATTGTCCAAGGTAAAGAAGACATTATTAAATCTTTAACAGGAACAGGATAATATGAATATGAAATCCCAAAATTAAAAGTTAAAGTGTTTTTCAAATAAATACCAAATTGTTCCAAAATAGGTGTCTCTTTATCTAACCCCAATGCAATTCTCATGGCTTGAACAGCTTCTTGATCTACCTCTCCACCCATTCTTAATAAAATCCTTTCTGCCGGATCTCCTGGCATCAAACGTGGAAGAACAAAATTAATTACTAAAGCGGCAAAAAGAGCTATTAAGAAAAAAATTATCTTCTCTCTTACATATTTCAATGGTTATACCTCCTTAAACCGCCCCAAAAGGGGCGGATTTTTTAATTAAAGGGGTCATTTTAAAGGTTCCAACTGCAAAACTATGTAAGCTTTATCCATACCAGTTATGGTTGGTAAAGCATAGGGGTTATCTGCATTTGGCCATCCTACGAAATTATATGTAGTATATTGGAACCATGTAGGATTGAAAAACAAAGGGACCGAAGGCATTTCTTGTAAGGCGATCAATTGAAGAGCGGAAATAGCAAGTGCTCTTTCTTCTTCTGAAGATGTCTTTCTGAATACATCAATTAATGAATCTGTGGTTAAACTCATCCATCCTCCTCTATTGTCTCCAGAATAGGCATATCTTGAATGAAGCCATCTTTCATAAAAGAAATATGGGTTAACTCCATAATTTACCCAACTTAAAGCTAACTCAAAGTCTTTATTAGCTATTCTTTCTAAATAAAGACCAAAATCAACTTGAGAAACAAACACATCTATTCCTATCTCTTTCAACTGAGAAGAAATAACTTGCGAAGCAGCTATCCAATCTGTCCAACCCGCTGGTACAATCATTTCAAAACTCAGTTTATTTCCATTTTTATCAGCAAATATGCCGTCTCTTCCTTGAACATAACCTAAACTTACAAGAATTTCTTTTGCTTTTTTCACGTCTCTCTGATACCATAAATGTTTTAGATCATTATTAACTAAATCAGAAAAACCTCCTTTAACTACTACAGGATTGGAAACTGTAGCAAGCTCTGCCATTGCAATTTGTACTATTGCTTCCTTATCTACCCCAAGAGCGAATACTTCCCTGAATTCTTTGTTTTGAAAAATTGGATCATCAAGGTTAAAAAATATAAAAACAGGGTTCCCTTCAGGAAGCCAATATCCATGATTATTAGGATCCTTTGCTACAAAAATGTTATCTATATTTGGAAAAAATAACGTTCCCCAGTCTATTTCTTTATTCATCAGAGCTAACTGAGCAGCATCATTTCCAGTAAAAGCGGGAATTCTTATAGTATCAACTTTCAATTTTTCTGCTTGCCAATAATTCTGATTTTTCACCAGTGTATAAACTTGGTTTGAAAACTGTCCCAATTTAAATGGTCCTGTACCAATTGGATTCTCAGCTGTATACTTTGTAGGATCTTCCAGATCTTTCCAAACGTGTTCTGGAACAATATAAACTGTGAAAATATCATTGTAGACCAAAGTATCCACTTCTGACATAATAAATTTTATACGGTAATCACTTATTTTTTCAACCTCTTTTAAACCTTTTTGCCAAACTCCTCCAATATCTAAAGCGGGATTCTCCTTTAACATGTTAAAAGTGAATAAAACATCATCTGCATTAAAATTTTCTCCATCAGACCATTTGACATTATTTCTCAAGGCAACTTCAATCTCCAGATGGTCTTCCGACCATTCATAATCAGTCGCTAACCAGGGGATTACTTCCCCGGTATACCCGTTAATATAAAATAATGTTTCATAAATAAAACCTCTGGCAGAATAATTAGTCCCTCCAGAAAAATAGGGATTAAAATTCCTTGAAAATGGTCCAGTTACATCAATAATCATAGACAAAGTATTTGCCAATGCAAAAACGCTTATAACAGCTACTAAAAATACCATTAAAAACTTTTTCATACCTAAATACCTCCTCTTAGTTATTAGATTTACTCACTTTAGAAATTTCAAAACACAGAATTTAACTAACTTTAAATACCTTGGGTTTGAATAAAAATAATAAAAAATATAAATCTTGTATTAAAGTAATAACTTCCAACATTAAATGTTTTATAATTTATTTTACTACTCAGTTGTATATTTGTCAAATTTGAAAAAAAGAGGAAAAACGCTCTAATTTGAAATAATTGCCTAAGAACAAAAATAATTGACAATTTCTAAGAAAAATAAAAATTGACATATTGTCATTACTTAGAGTACAATGATAAAAAATGAGGAGGGTTTAATAAAAATGATTTTTCAAGGTTTGGATTTATTGGAAAATTCAGAGTTCAAGGGTTTCAAAAATAGAAGCATTGGTTTGATTACTAATTATTCTTTTGTAAATAATAAGATGGAAGATGGAATAGAGATAATGCTTAAAAAAAATATAAACATAGAAAAGATTTTTACTTCCGAGCATGGATTATATGGGTTGCCGGATGGACAAGAATATGAAGATCAAATTCATCCTTATTATAATATACCAATAATTAGTTTATATGGAGACTACAAAAAACCAACTTCTAAAATGCTGGAAAATATAGATACCTTAGTTTATGATATACAAGATGTAGGGTTGCGTTTTTACACCTTTATATATACTTTGGCTAATTCTATGATATCTGCAGCAGAAAATAATATTAAATTTGTAGTCTTAGATAGAATAAATCCTTTAGGAAGAACAATTTTTGGACCTAGGATAAAAAATGAATATTCTTCTTTTGTTGGCGGATATAAGCTTCCTTTACGTTATGGTTTGACCTCAGGAGAGTTAGCAAGGTATTATAAAAAATATCTCAACCTTGATATAGACTTAGAAGTTGTCAGTTTAAAAGGATGGAATGGTAAAACATTTGATAAAACTCAGTTAAAGTGGAATATTCCTTCACCCGCGCTCCCCACTTTTGATTGTACTTTATCGTATAGTGGAATGTGTTTAATCGAAGGTACAAATATAAGTGAAGGTAGGGGAAGCCCTAAGCCTTTCTGCTTTATTGGAGCACCTTGGGTAGATGAAAATAAACTTTATCTTTTGTTAAAAGAAAAATTTCCGAATTTAATTTTTAGAAAAAGAAATTTCATTCCAAATTTATCTAAATACAAAAATGAATTATGTAGGGGGATTGAATTTTTCCCTGAATTAAAGGATAATTTTATAATTATAGCAGTAGAAGTTATTCGTTATTTTATTCAATATGAGAAATTTGAATTTAGAAAATATATAGATAGAGAAAATTTGCAACAAAAATATCATATAGAGAATTTGCTAGGAGAAAGTAAAAAGTTATTTTTTGAAAATGATGATGAATATTTAACCTATTGGAACGAAAGCGCTGAAGAATTTATCGAATTTTGTGGGGATATTTTATTATATGGAGGATTAAAAAAATGGGAAAAGAAGATTTAGAAAAGGTTTTGGGGAAACTTTTCTTAATTGGAATAAGTGGAACTTCTTTAAATGAAGAAAATAGAATGGTTTTAAATTCAATAAAACCAGGAGTAATAATATTATTTTCGAGAAATATTAAGGATAAATTTCAAATAAAAAAGTTTATAGATGATATTAAGAATTTTTTAGACTATGAACCTTTATTTTGTATAGATCAAGAAGGGGGGATGGTAACTAGGCTAAATAAAGGGTTTTCCATAGCTCCTAGTGCTATGGCAATTTCGGCCACTTCAAACGTTAAAAACGCATATATAGTATCCAATATTTTAGCAAAAGAAATGCGTTCAGTAGGGATTGATTTTAATCTTGCCCCTGTTGTTGATATAAATAGTAATCCAAAAAATTCTGTTATTGGAATAAGGAGTTTTTCGGACGATGAAAGTATTGTAATAAATTATGCATCAGAATATGTAAGGGGCTTACATGATGGAGGAGTTTTATCTTGTTTAAAACATTTTCCAGGTATAGGAAGTGTTGATATTGATCCTCATCTTGACCTTCCTCAATCTGATTTGGAAAAAAAATATTTTTTATCAAAAGAACTTCTGCCTTTTTTGAAAATCGACTCTCCTGTCTGGATGCCCACTCATGTTTATCTATCAAATATGCAAAAAAAGAAAGAACCCGTATCTTTGTCTAAAGAAATCTTGACTGATTTTGCAAGAAATGAACTAAATTTTCAAGGGGTTCTTGTTGCAGATGATTTTGAAATGGGAGGAGTAGCTAATTTTTATTCCGTTGAACAAGCTGTTATTAAATCATTGACATCTGGTATGGATATAGTTAGTATTTGTCATTCTTTCGAAAAACAATTGAAGTCAAAAAAGGCCGTTTTAGAACTGTATAAAAAAGATGCAAAATTTAGAAAAATCATAAATACCTCTCTAGAAAGAATTAATAACTTATTCAAATTATCTAATAAGCTTAAGGAAAAAAGTAAAGAAAATTTATGCCTTGACAAAGTAGGAAATATTGAAAGTATATCTTTAATGCAAGAAATAATTGATAAATCAATAACTATTTTCAATTCATCAGGGGAGAAAGATTTTTTGCCTGTGAAAAATATTAATAATATTTTTTATTTTATACGTGAAAATAACTCATACAATATTGAAGATGTGCAAAAAAATATAGATTTTTTATCGCCTGAGTTCAATATTCAATCCAATATTATTAACATGAATAAAAAAATTCATGAAGAAATTAAGAAGGAAATTTTAGAGAAATCAAAAGAAAAAAACAATTTAGTTTTTTCAGAAAATGCCTATTTAAGCAAAGAAATGGTTGATTTAATAAGTAATATGTCGTTTAATTCAAAACTTCTTATATTAATAGCTTTAAGAAATCCTTATGACGTTTTTATACCTAATATTAAACACGGAATATGTACTTATGGATTCAATAAAAATGTTCTTTTGTCATTGTCTAAGATTCTCAAGGGGAAAATTAAGCCAACAGGAAGTCTACCAATTAAACCAACGGAGGTATAAATATGTTTGAAGATCTAGAAACCGAAAAAAGCAATCCAAAAACAACTAATTTGGACGAAATGGATAATTACGAGATTTTAAGAATTATAAATCAAGAAGATTCTACAATAGCTGTAGCAATTGCTGAAAACTTACTTGAAATTAATAATATTATAGATAATTGTTTGATGGCAATAAAAAACAAAGCCAGGGTAATATATGTCGGTGCAGGTACAAGCGGAAGAGTAGCTGTAGTAGATGCAGTAGAAACTGTCCCTACTTTCGGAGTAAAACCAGGAGTTTTCTTGCCTTTGA of Petrotoga sp. 9PW.55.5.1 contains these proteins:
- a CDS encoding ABC transporter permease; protein product: MKYVREKIIFFLIALFAALVINFVLPRLMPGDPAERILLRMGGEVDQEAVQAMRIALGLDKETPILEQFGIYLKNTLTFNFGISYSYYPVPVKDLIMSSLPWTIGLVGISTIISFFLGTFLGIKAGWNRDKSSGTFITTISLIIRAFPYFWLALILLYVFGYLLGLFPLSNAYSTQEFLTGWKFFGSVIYHGILPGITLILASLGTWVITMRNNMVSVLSEDYILLAEAKGLKEKDIMKKYAARNALLPSVTSFGLSLGYIVGGALLTEIVFSYPGIGYLMYKGVTSQDYPLMQAIFFIISLSVLIANFLLDFVYIYLDPRTRS
- a CDS encoding ABC transporter substrate-binding protein is translated as MKKFLMVFLVAVISVFALANTLSMIIDVTGPFSRNFNPYFSGGTNYSARGFIYETLFYINGYTGEVIPWLATDYEWSEDHLEIEVALRNNVKWSDGENFNADDVLFTFNMLKENPALDIGGVWQKGLKEVEKISDYRIKFIMSEVDTLVYNDIFTVYIVPEHVWKDLEDPTKYTAENPIGTGPFKLGQFSNQVYTLVKNQNYWQAEKLKVDTIRIPAFTGNDAAQLALMNKEIDWGTLFFPNIDNIFVAKDPNNHGYWLPEGNPVFIFFNLDDPIFQNKEFREVFALGVDKEAIVQIAMAELATVSNPVVVKGGFSDLVNNDLKHLWYQRDVKKAKEILVSLGYVQGRDGIFADKNGNKLSFEMIVPAGWTDWIAASQVISSQLKEIGIDVFVSQVDFGLYLERIANKDFELALSWVNYGVNPYFFYERWLHSRYAYSGDNRGGWMSLTTDSLIDVFRKTSSEEERALAISALQLIALQEMPSVPLFFNPTWFQYTTYNFVGWPNADNPYALPTITGMDKAYIVLQLEPLK
- a CDS encoding exo-beta-N-acetylmuramidase NamZ domain-containing protein — encoded protein: MIFQGLDLLENSEFKGFKNRSIGLITNYSFVNNKMEDGIEIMLKKNINIEKIFTSEHGLYGLPDGQEYEDQIHPYYNIPIISLYGDYKKPTSKMLENIDTLVYDIQDVGLRFYTFIYTLANSMISAAENNIKFVVLDRINPLGRTIFGPRIKNEYSSFVGGYKLPLRYGLTSGELARYYKKYLNLDIDLEVVSLKGWNGKTFDKTQLKWNIPSPALPTFDCTLSYSGMCLIEGTNISEGRGSPKPFCFIGAPWVDENKLYLLLKEKFPNLIFRKRNFIPNLSKYKNELCRGIEFFPELKDNFIIIAVEVIRYFIQYEKFEFRKYIDRENLQQKYHIENLLGESKKLFFENDDEYLTYWNESAEEFIEFCGDILLYGGLKKWEKKI
- the nagZ gene encoding beta-N-acetylhexosaminidase, coding for MGKEDLEKVLGKLFLIGISGTSLNEENRMVLNSIKPGVIILFSRNIKDKFQIKKFIDDIKNFLDYEPLFCIDQEGGMVTRLNKGFSIAPSAMAISATSNVKNAYIVSNILAKEMRSVGIDFNLAPVVDINSNPKNSVIGIRSFSDDESIVINYASEYVRGLHDGGVLSCLKHFPGIGSVDIDPHLDLPQSDLEKKYFLSKELLPFLKIDSPVWMPTHVYLSNMQKKKEPVSLSKEILTDFARNELNFQGVLVADDFEMGGVANFYSVEQAVIKSLTSGMDIVSICHSFEKQLKSKKAVLELYKKDAKFRKIINTSLERINNLFKLSNKLKEKSKENLCLDKVGNIESISLMQEIIDKSITIFNSSGEKDFLPVKNINNIFYFIRENNSYNIEDVQKNIDFLSPEFNIQSNIINMNKKIHEEIKKEILEKSKEKNNLVFSENAYLSKEMVDLISNMSFNSKLLILIALRNPYDVFIPNIKHGICTYGFNKNVLLSLSKILKGKIKPTGSLPIKPTEV